From Amyelois transitella isolate CPQ chromosome 4, ilAmyTran1.1, whole genome shotgun sequence, one genomic window encodes:
- the LOC106129398 gene encoding nucleoside diphosphate kinase, which yields MIATLSVLITYLARIIANSLPAFMMAEPRERTFIMIKPDGVQRGLVGTIIKRFEKKGFKLVALKFMWPSEELLKKHYSDLASRPFFPGLVKYMNSGPVVPMVWEGLNVVKTGRQMLGATNPADSQPGTIRGDLCIQVGRNIIHGSDSVEAANKEISLWFTEKELVGWSPADENWVYE from the coding sequence ATGATTGCCACTTTGTCCGTTCTCATAACCTATCTCGCACGTATCATTGCTAACTCTCTGCCGGCCTTTATGATGGCGGAACCACGTGAAAGAACTTTTATCATGATAAAACCAGATGGTGTCCAACGTGGGCTGGTCGGGACTATTATCAAACGCTTTGAGAAGAAAGGCTTCAAGTTAGTAGCCCTCAAGTTCATGTGGCCATCTGAAGAACTCCTCAAGAAACACTACAGTGACTTAGCATCACGACCTTTCTTCCCCGGTCTCGTGAAATACATGAATTCTGGCCCAGTTGTTCCAATGGTATGGGAGGGACTTAACGTTGTGAAGACTGGTCGCCAAATGCTGGGCGCTACAAACCCAGCTGATTCTCAGCCAGGCACCATTCGCGGTGACCTGTGCATCCAGGTTGGTCGTAACATTATCCATGGGTCCGATAGTGTTGAAGCTGCCAATAAGGAAATCTCACTTTGGTTTACCGAGAAAGAGCTTGTTGGTTGGTCACCAGCTGATGAGAACTGGGTTTAcgaataa
- the LOC106129396 gene encoding zinc finger protein 391 → MFTTNAVQTGTVPTLQYQEHPAQKVQAKTIETVQQKNAQQTQQGQQQQEFPTFCYTTNVNMLSKIGTGATSGAGGVAGSVNIAQLTTSDDKTCYIAQPFSYNYALVNQMQIAPNGIQNTISNISFKCDVCGLMFGHLSLLNAHKRIHAQDTDSNITVVATGVSTNNEVTMPPHIQIMSSDPNEQQQHHVQIQDTKPVILDKIQKCITCGGPIANNPKRKGPKLIRCENCIAQDNVEQRNNQINTTQIFVASEENVKFEVSGVSGGQPTDPLGNAQTNQQTQQQQQQKPLPGHHPVKKRNLASVTKCQNCNGSGIIFVGGNKNKLNQNNADKPFHCNICGGSFSRYSSLWSHKKLHSGEKNFKCGICGIAFAKAVYLKNHSRIHTGEKPYRCNTCGMQFSQSPHLKNHERTHSGEKPYVCEVCDKGFARHATLWNHRRIHTGEKPYKCETCGSAFSQAAHLKNHAKVHSGEKPFKCDICTAAFADRFALKRHRGIHDKYGQTTPLASRLQEQTAQKTNSEQQNAQPAVEVEHHSEQTL, encoded by the exons ATGTTCACTACCAATGCCGTGCAGACCGGCACAGTGCCGACACTGCAGTACCAAGAGCATCCAGCTCAAAAAGTTCAGGCTAAAACCATCGAGACTGTTCAGCAGAAAAATGCACAGCAAACTCAACAAGGCCAGCAGCAGCAG gaGTTTCCTACATTTTGCTACACAACAAACGTTAATATGCTCAGCAAGATCGGCACTGGTGCAACTAGTGGAGCCGGCGGAGTAGCTGGAAGTGTAAACATTGCACAATTGACAACAAGTGATGATAAGACTTGCTACATCGCTCAACCATTCTCTTACAACTATGCCCTAGTAAACCAAATGCAGATAGCCCCAAATGGCATACAAAATACTATATCCAATATCAGTTTCAAGTGTGATGTTTGTGGACTTATGTTTGGTCATCTCAGTTTACTTAATGCTCATAAACGGATACATGCACAAGATAcag ATAGCAACATCACTGTAGTGGCTACGGGAGTGAGCACTAACAATGAAGTGACAATGCCCCCCCACATTCAGATTATGTCATCAGACCCCAATGAACAACAGCAACACCATGTACAGATTCAGGACA CTAAACCAGTTATTCTAGACAAAATACAGAAGTGCATTACATGTGGCGGGCCCATTGCAAATAACCCTAAGAGAAAAGGACCAAAACTAATCCGCTGTGAGAATTGTATTGCTCAAGACAATGTGGAACAGAGGAATAAtcaaa TTAACACAACCCAAATATTCGTTGCGTCCGAAGAGAATGTGAAATTTGAAGTAAGTGGTGTTAGTGGAGGGCAGCCGACGGATCCACTGGGGAATGcacaaacaaaccaacaaacGCAACAACAGCAACAACAAAAACCtt tacctGGCCATCATCCCGTAAAAAAGAGAAACTTGGCATCAGTTACTAAGTGTCAAAATTGCAATGGATCGGGCATAATATTTGTTGGcggtaacaaaaacaaacttaacCAAAACAATGCAGACAAGCCATTCCACTGTAATATTTGCGGTGGTTCATTTTCGAGATACTCCTCCTTATGGTCTCATAAAAAGCTACATTCAGGggagaaaaactttaaatgtgGCATTTGTGGCATTGCTTTTGCCAAAGCGGTCTATCTTAAAAATCATTCTAGAATACATACGGGAGAGAAACCATACAG ATGTAACACATGTGGGATGCAATTTTCACAATCGCcgcatttaaaaaatcacgAAAGGACTCATTCTGGAGAAAAGCCATATGTTTGCGag gtATGTGACAAGGGCTTTGCTAGGCACGCTACATTATGGAACCACCGGCGTATTCATACAGGAGAGAAACCTTACAA ATGTGAAACATGCGGCTCGGCGTTCAGCCAAGCTGCGCACTTGAAGAACCACGCCAAAGTGCACTCCGGCGAGAAGCCCTTCAAATGCGACATATGTACGGCCGCTTTCGCGGATCGATTCGCACTCAAGAGGCATCGAGGCATACACGATAAATATG GTCAAACTACGCCTCTAGCTTCGAGACTTCAAGAGCAAACTGCGCAGAAAACAAATAGTGAACAGCAAAACGCACAACCCGCAGTTGAGGTGGAGCATCATTCTGAACAGACACTTTGA
- the LOC132903962 gene encoding piggyBac transposable element-derived protein 4-like, with protein MLESDDDFIEDEVSEEPLTWSSDFNEFRGVREDFNEEAGPKIEGTSPLGLFTQIWDQPLMDSIVHETNHYAWETITGFFETGDSMPSKSRMNDWVETSVSELYRLIGVMIFMSICVRSRLEEYWMTGVMGMPEFRKLMSRDHYVMLLKFLHFTDNNNIHVQGRDKKIAKIKPIIDYLNKKFQSIYVPHREVSIDESLLLWKGHLSWKQCIRSKAARFGIKSYELCEAVTGYVVNLILYAGKGTTTAETVYGFTTSTAKIVLELFKNYLGKGYTLFMDNFYNSVPLTQFLKKHKTDVVGTLNRRRKDTPVEIQNLQDKRMARGSVVSRHCGDVSVIAWKDVKLVTTVSTYHKTDMAPGHRAGQPCSKPVVVHEYNKYMGGVDLKDQKLSMYLLERKRGIKWYIKVFRRLLNISILNAYIIYCANIGQHKKMTHRQFRFKLAEELCLEFGQNVSSRSRQVPIPTCSRLNRDFNHFPVHNEVTEERTKKQDKFKRGRCVRCRQKCNIACSHCTVYICVGQCWLEYHTLENL; from the coding sequence ATGTTGGAATCAGATGACGATTTTATTGAAGATGAAGTTAGTGAGGAGCCATTGACTTGGTCATCTGATTTTAACGAATTTAGAGGGGTCAGGGAGGACTTCAACGAAGAAGctggtcctaaaattgaggGAACAAGTCCTTTAGGCTTGTTTACTCAAATTTGGGACCAGCCTCTGATGGATTCTATTGTCCACGAAACGAATCATTACGCTTGGGAAACAATAACCGGTTTCTTTGAAACCGGAGACTCCATGCCAAGTAAATCTCGCATGAACGACTGGGTGGAAACTTCGGTTTCCGAACTATATAGGCTTATAGGTGTGATGATATTTATGTCAATATGTGTAAGAAGTAGGTTAGAGGAATATTGGATGACGGGTGTGATGGGTATGCCGGAGTTTCGAAAACTGATGTCAAGGGATCATTACGTAATgctcttaaaatttttgcacTTTACTGATAACAACAACATACATGTACAGGGGCGTGATAAGaaaatagctaaaataaaacctattatagattatttaaataaaaaattccagTCCATTTACGTGCCTCACAGAGAAGTATCGATAGACGAATCGTTGCTGCTTTGGAAGGGTCATTTAAGCTGGAAACAATGCATTCGTTCCAAAGCAGCTCGATTCGGTATCAAAAGTTATGAACTCTGTGAGGCCGTAACTGGATAcgtagtaaatttaattttgtatgccgGCAAAGGCACGACAACTGCAGAAACGGTTTACGGGTTTACTACATCCACTGCCAAAATAGTCCTTGAGCTTTTCAAGAACTATTtaggcaagggatataccctgttcatggacaatttttataattctgttCCTCTGAcccaatttctaaaaaaacataaaactgaCGTAGTCGGTACTCTGAACCGTCGCCGAAAAGACACGCCCGTAGAAATCCAAAATTTGCAGGATAAAAGGATGGCTAGGGGTAGTGTGGTAAGTAGACACTGTGGTGATGTATCCGTCATAGCATGGAAAGATGTGAAGCTTGTCACCACTGTATCTACTTACCACAAaacagatatggctccagggCACAGGGCTGGCCAACCCTGCTCCAAACCAGTCGTGGTccatgaatataataaatacatgggAGGCGTCGATCTCAAAGATCAAAAGCTAAGcatgtatttattagaaagaaagagggGAATCAAAtggtatattaaagtttttagacgtcttttaaatatatctattttaaatgcatatattatatattgtgcTAACATTGGCCAGCATAAAAAAATGACTCACCGCCAATTTCGTTTCAAGCTTGCTGAAGAGCTCTGCTTAGAATTCGGACAAAACGTCTCCTCACGTTCGCGCCAGGTCCCCATCCCCACCTGTAGCAGGCTGAACAGGGATTTTAATCATTTCCCTGTTCATAATGAGGTGACCGAGGAGCGAACCaaaaaacaagataaatttaagagGGGACGTTGTGTTAGATGCAGGCAAAAATGTAACATCGCGTGCAGTCATTGCACGGTGTATATTTGTGTTGGCCAATGTTGGCTTGAGTATCATACTTTAGAAAATCTATAG